In one Balaenoptera musculus isolate JJ_BM4_2016_0621 chromosome 2, mBalMus1.pri.v3, whole genome shotgun sequence genomic region, the following are encoded:
- the KIF5B gene encoding LOW QUALITY PROTEIN: kinesin-1 heavy chain (The sequence of the model RefSeq protein was modified relative to this genomic sequence to represent the inferred CDS: inserted 2 bases in 1 codon; deleted 2 bases in 1 codon): MHLTGCSSQTHLKSKCIMTVQRRFVKDVLEGYNGTIFAYGQTSSGKTHTMEGKLHDPEGMGIIPRIVQDIFNYIYSMDENLEFHIKVSYFEIYLDKIRDLLDVSKTNLSVHEDKNRVPYVKGCTERFVCSPDEVMDTIDEGKSNRHVAVTNMNEHSSRSHSIFLINVKQENTQTEQKLSGKLYLVDLAGSEKVSKTGAEGAVLDEAKNINKSLSALGNVISALAEGSTYVPYRDSKMTRILQDSLGGNCRTTIVICCSPSSYNESETKSTLLFGQRAKTIKNTVCVNVELTAEQWKKKYEREKEKNKTLRNTIQWLENELNRWRNGETVPIDEQFDKEKANLEAFAVDKDITITNDKPAATIGVTGNFTDSERRKCEEEIAKLYKQLDDKDEEINQQSQLVEKLKTQMLDQEELLASTRRDQDNMQAELNRLQAENDASKEEVKEVLQALEELAVNYDQKSQEVEDKTKEYELLSDELNQKSASLASIDAELQKLKEMTNHQKKRAAEMMASLLKDLAEIGIAVGNNDVKQPEGTGMIDEEFTVASSTYSKMKSEVKTMVKRCKQLESTQTEATKKMEENEKELAACQLRISQHEAKIRSLTEYLQNVEQKKRQLEESVDSLSEELVQLRAQEKVHEMEKEHLNKVQTANEVKQAVEQQIQSHRETHQKQISSLRDEVEAKEKLITDLQDQNQKMALEQGRLRAEHESXESRKQDKSRKLRELTVMQDRREQARQDLKGLEETVAKELQTLHNLRKLFVQDLATRVKKSAEVDSDDTGGSAAQKQKISFLENNLEQLTKVHKQLVRDNADLRCELPKLEKRLRATAERVKALESALKEAKENASRDRKRYQQEVDRIKEAVRSKNMARRGHSAQIAKPIRPGQHPAASPAHPSAVRGGGASVQNGPPAVRGGAGVKSN, encoded by the exons gGTAAACTTCATGATCCAGAAGGCATGGGAATTATTCCAAGAATAGTGcaagatatttttaattatatttactcCATGGATGAAAATTTGGAATTTCATATTAAG gtttcatattttgaaatttatttggaCAAAATAAGGGACCTGTTAGATG tttcaaAGACCAATCTTTCAGTTCATGAAGATAAAAACCGAGTTCCCTATGTAAAG GGGTGTACAGAGCGTTTCGTATGTAGTCCAGATGAAGTTATGGACACCATAGATGAAGGAAAATCCAACAGACACGTAGCAGTTACAA ATATGAATGAACATAGCTCTAGGAGTCACAGTATATTTCTTATTAATGTAAAACAAGAGAACACGCAAACGGAACAAAAGCTGAGTGGAAAACTTTATCTGGTTGATTTAGCTGGTAGTGAAAAG GTTAGTAAAACTGGAGCTGAAGGTGCTGTGCTGGATGAAGCTAAGAACATCAACAAGTCCCTTTCTGCTCTTGGAAATGTCATTTCTGCTTTGGCTGAGGGTAGT ACATATGTTCCATATCGAGATAGTAAAATGACAAGAATCCTTCAAGATTCATTAGGTGGGAACTGTAGAACCACTATTGTAATTTGCTGCTCTCCATCATCGTACAATGAATCTGAAACAAAATCTACACTCCTGTTTGGTCAGAG ggccaaaacaattaagaacacaGTTTGTGTCAATGTAGAGTTAACTGCAGAACAGTGGAAAAAGaagtatgaaagagaaaaagaaaaaaataagaccctgCGGAACACCATTCAGTGGCTTGAAAATGAACTCAACCGATGGCGTAATG gaGAGACAGTGCCTATTGATGAACAGTTTGACAAAGAGAAAGCCAACTTGGAAGCTTTTGCAGTGGATAAGGATATTACTATTACCAATGATAAACCAGCAGCCACAATTGGAGTTACTGGAAACTTTACTGATTCTGAAAGAAGAAAGTGTGAAGAAGAAATTGCTAAGCTGTACAAACAACTTGATGACAAG GATGAAGAAATTAATCAACAGAGCCAATTGGTagagaaactgaagacacaaatgTTGGATCAGGAAGAG CTTCTGGCATCTACCAGAAGGGATCAAGATAATATGCAGGCTGAGCTGAATCGTCTTCAGGCAGAAAACGATGCCtctaaagaagaagtaaaggaagTTTTACAAGCCTTAGAGGAACTTGCTGTCAACTATGATCAGAAGTCTCAGGAAGTTGAAGACAAAACTAAGGAATATGAATTACTTAGTGATGAGCTGAATCAGAAGTCG GCAAGTTTAGCAAGTATAGATGCTGAGCTTCAGAAACTTAAGGAAATGACCAACCACCAGAAAAAGCGAGCAGCAGAGATGATGGCATCTTTACTGAAAGACCTGGCAGAAATAGGGATTGCTGTAGGAAACAACGACGTGAAG CAGCCTGAGGGAACTGGCATGATAGATGAAGAGTTCACTGTTGCAAGCTCTACATATAGCAAAATGAAGTCAGAAGTGAAAACCATGGTGAAGCGTTGCAAACAGCTAGAAAGCACACAAACTGAA gcaacaaaaaaaatggaagaaaatgaaaaggagttAGCAGCATGCCAGCTTCGTATCTCTCAA CATGAAGCCAAAATCAGATCACTGACTGAATACCTTCAAAATGTGGAGCAAAAGAAAAGACAGCTGGAGGAGTCTGTGGATTCCCTCAGTGAAGAACTCGTCCAGCTTCGAGCACAAG AGAAAGTGCATGAAATGGAAAAGGAGCACTTGAATAAAGTTCAGACTGCAAATGAAGTTAAG CAAGCTGTTGAACAGCAGATCCAAAGCCACAGAGAAACGCATCAAAAACAAATTAGTAGTTTGAGAGATGAAGTCGAGGCAAAAGAAAAACTTATCACTGATCTTCAAGA CCAGAACCAGAAGATGGCATTGGAGCAGGGGCGCCTGAGAGCGGAGCACGAGAG TGAAAGCCGCAAGCAGGACAAGAGCAGAAAGCTACGGGAACTTAC GGTTATGCAAGATAGACGAGAACAAGCGAGACAAGACCTGAAGGGTTTGGAAGAGACGGTG GCGAAGGAACTTCAGACGTTACACAACCTGCGGAAGCTCTTTGTTCAGGACCTGGCCACCAGGgttaaaaag AGCGCCGAGGTTGATTCGGATGACACCGGAGGCAGTGCTGCTCAGAAGCAAAAAATCTCCTTTCTTGAGAATAATCTTGAACAACTCACCAAAGTCCACAAACAG CTGGTACGTGATAACGCAGATCTTCGCTGTGAGCTTCCTAAGCTGGAAAAGCGACTCAGAGCTACAGCTGAGAGAGTGAAAGCTTTGGAGTCAGCACTGAAAGAGGCCAAAGAAAATGCATCTCGCGATCGCAAACGCTATCAGCAGGAAGTAGATCGTATAAAGGAAGCAGTCAGGTCAAAGAATATGGCCAGAAGAGGGCATTCTGCACAAATTG CTAAACCTATTCGTCCTGGGCAGCATCCAGCAGCTTCTCCAGCTCATCCCAGTGCAGTTCGTGGGGGAGGTGCATCTGTGCAGAACGGCCCTCCGGCCGTGCGAGGCGGAGCAG gtGTTAAAAGTAATTGA